Proteins co-encoded in one Dyadobacter sp. CECT 9275 genomic window:
- a CDS encoding DUF3408 domain-containing protein, protein MASNNKNNDFEKPNVDEEYLMNIISGDELVAPPGNNKKQDVPKETKPREKARNSSSKKVAYEETFLVNRFPSGRNGKVVYIRPEYHERLLRIVQLTREERTTLYSYIDNILEHHFREYGEDITDYFNEHFKPIL, encoded by the coding sequence ATGGCTTCAAATAACAAAAACAACGATTTTGAAAAGCCCAATGTTGATGAGGAATACCTTATGAACATCATAAGCGGCGATGAGCTTGTAGCTCCACCGGGCAATAACAAAAAGCAGGATGTACCAAAGGAAACCAAGCCAAGGGAAAAAGCCCGTAACAGTTCATCAAAAAAAGTGGCCTATGAGGAAACGTTTTTGGTCAATCGGTTTCCATCGGGGCGTAACGGCAAGGTCGTTTACATACGCCCTGAATACCACGAAAGATTGCTCCGCATCGTTCAACTGACAAGGGAAGAAAGAACAACGCTCTACTCTTACATTGACAACATTCTCGAACATCATTTCAGGGAGTACGGTGAAGATATTACCGATTATTTCAACGAACATTTTAAACCTATTCTATAA
- a CDS encoding conjugal transfer protein TraD, which translates to MEIVIVICLLIVIVLLLQDKIITHKRSKQEPPQKKVNPNLPDIMGQPKPVERLSVPNTATERQIQEKEINPANLDIEYDENENVSIQIPQEELDEVFRNVPDLEEEEEEWNRYGISGGDNGFAQGVTFEELSSVGVLLQKEELEPAQKETAIAIVQKIQGTELFNLLENSMEDASRRIAELLDSTLSSETEAGSSTLRKSDLSDFDIGEFV; encoded by the coding sequence ATGGAAATAGTAATTGTGATATGCCTACTCATAGTCATTGTCCTACTATTGCAGGATAAAATTATAACTCATAAAAGGTCGAAACAAGAACCTCCGCAGAAAAAAGTCAATCCGAACTTACCCGATATTATGGGACAGCCCAAACCTGTAGAACGCCTTTCAGTGCCAAACACTGCCACTGAACGCCAAATTCAGGAAAAGGAAATAAACCCTGCTAATTTAGACATTGAATACGACGAAAATGAAAACGTAAGTATTCAAATTCCGCAGGAAGAGCTGGACGAAGTTTTCAGAAATGTGCCTGATTTGGAGGAAGAAGAAGAAGAATGGAACAGGTACGGAATATCTGGTGGTGATAACGGTTTTGCCCAAGGGGTTACCTTTGAAGAACTAAGCTCCGTGGGGGTTTTGCTCCAAAAAGAAGAATTGGAACCAGCCCAAAAGGAAACAGCGATAGCGATAGTTCAAAAAATACAGGGAACTGAGTTATTCAACCTATTGGAAAATTCTATGGAAGATGCTTCCCGAAGAATAGCCGAGCTTTTGGATAGTACCCTTTCATCTGAAACGGAAGCCGGTTCTTCCACTTTGCGGAAAAGTGATTTGAGTGATTTTGACATTGGGGAGTTTGTGTGA
- a CDS encoding KAP family P-loop NTPase fold protein, with protein sequence MWADNETSDDLLGFKVHADLIVDVINDNDVLPVTIGVFGDWGSGKSSILKIVEKELIGDDKDGFKDGTLVLYFNGWVFEGYDDAKAALLESIIEKFAKHKKLGPKVKNETVKLFKSVKWMRLMGLGFKKIAIPAASAYLTGGVSLIPYLLNEFSQIDPTELANKLKGDEAESFLSSIIKKDEADEITMVREFRDDFKKMLDKSKIEKLVVIIDDLDRCTPDRLIENLEAIKLFLNVDKTAFVIGADPRIVRHAIELRYKTDGIENSSDVESRNERIVSDYLEKLIQVPYYLPKLTDNEVETYLSLLFCQKELGSDFNKVLEAFCTARENNRYDVFGLGDIDSILKPEEKSKLTNSVSIIASLAPIITEGLKGNPRQIKRFLNTYSLRDRLVRVAKIADFKMDILAKLMVLEYSSQSLFRQIYEWQSSQKGESKELKELESLASKNSIEIIKEKYSADWGTDKTIKWLNAEPKLTDIDLRDYYWITRDQLTTSISGSSLVSPHIRSLVKKLIEPVAGTALTRTVANEVKDKLSEGDYETLISLLEKELTKTPEKTEIHEAFIELMSQKCPDVIDAYTRVINKVDNKKIPFSLAQNFKLIESKNVEVKKLYKVFKKDSQIFNAINGDN encoded by the coding sequence ATGTGGGCAGATAATGAAACCTCTGATGATTTACTCGGTTTTAAAGTTCATGCAGATTTAATTGTAGATGTGATTAATGATAATGATGTACTACCTGTTACAATCGGTGTTTTTGGTGATTGGGGAAGTGGGAAATCAAGCATACTTAAAATAGTAGAAAAAGAGCTGATTGGAGATGATAAAGATGGGTTTAAAGACGGTACTCTTGTTTTGTATTTTAACGGTTGGGTTTTTGAAGGTTATGATGATGCTAAAGCTGCATTATTAGAATCAATCATTGAAAAATTTGCAAAACATAAAAAATTAGGTCCAAAAGTTAAGAATGAAACAGTAAAGCTTTTTAAGTCTGTTAAATGGATGCGTTTAATGGGTTTGGGCTTCAAAAAAATTGCGATTCCTGCTGCTTCAGCATATCTCACAGGAGGAGTTTCATTAATACCTTATCTATTAAATGAGTTTTCTCAAATAGATCCTACGGAGTTAGCCAATAAACTAAAGGGGGATGAAGCAGAAAGTTTTTTGAGTAGTATAATCAAGAAAGATGAAGCAGATGAAATTACGATGGTACGTGAATTCAGAGATGATTTCAAAAAAATGCTTGACAAATCTAAGATTGAAAAGCTTGTTGTAATTATTGATGATTTGGATCGTTGCACTCCTGATAGGTTAATTGAAAACCTAGAAGCTATTAAACTATTTTTAAATGTTGATAAGACTGCTTTCGTTATTGGTGCCGACCCAAGAATTGTAAGGCATGCAATAGAGTTACGTTACAAAACAGATGGTATTGAAAACTCTTCAGACGTAGAAAGCCGAAATGAAAGAATTGTTAGCGACTATTTAGAAAAATTAATACAAGTCCCTTATTATCTCCCTAAATTGACTGATAATGAGGTCGAAACTTATTTGTCATTATTGTTCTGTCAAAAAGAGCTTGGTAGCGATTTCAATAAAGTCTTAGAAGCTTTTTGTACAGCAAGAGAAAATAATAGATATGACGTATTTGGATTGGGAGATATTGACTCAATTCTTAAACCTGAAGAGAAAAGTAAGCTAACAAATAGTGTATCAATCATTGCTTCTTTAGCTCCTATTATAACGGAAGGATTAAAAGGTAATCCAAGACAAATAAAAAGGTTTTTAAACACTTACTCATTAAGAGATAGATTGGTGAGGGTTGCAAAAATAGCTGATTTCAAAATGGATATTTTAGCTAAGTTGATGGTGCTTGAATACTCATCACAAAGTTTATTCAGACAAATTTATGAATGGCAATCATCTCAAAAAGGAGAATCTAAAGAACTTAAAGAATTAGAATCACTTGCGAGTAAAAATAGTATTGAAATTATCAAAGAAAAATATTCTGCCGACTGGGGTACAGATAAAACGATAAAATGGTTAAATGCAGAGCCAAAATTAACAGATATAGATTTAAGAGATTATTATTGGATTACTAGAGACCAGTTAACAACATCAATTAGTGGTAGTTCCTTGGTATCCCCACATATCAGATCATTAGTAAAAAAGTTAATTGAACCTGTTGCTGGAACAGCCTTAACAAGAACTGTAGCTAATGAAGTTAAGGATAAATTAAGTGAAGGAGATTATGAAACATTGATTTCGTTACTTGAAAAAGAACTCACTAAAACTCCTGAAAAAACTGAAATACATGAGGCTTTTATTGAACTAATGTCGCAAAAATGTCCAGATGTGATTGATGCGTATACAAGGGTTATCAATAAAGTGGATAATAAAAAAATTCCATTCAGTTTAGCTCAAAATTTTAAATTAATTGAATCTAAGAATGTTGAGGTGAAAAAACTATATAAAGTATTTAAAAAGGATAGTCAAATTTTTAATGCAATAAATGGTGATAACTAA